The Macaca nemestrina isolate mMacNem1 chromosome 8, mMacNem.hap1, whole genome shotgun sequence genome contains the following window.
CTCATGCAAGGGGCCATCGTCCACCAGAGACACCGTCCTTCCCCATCACCCAACACCAGAGGCACCGTCCTTCCCCATCACCCAACACCAGAGGCGCCGTCCTTCCCCATCACCCAACACCAGAGGCGCCGTCCTTCCCCACCACCCACACCGGAGGCACCGTCCTTCCCCAGGAGGAACAGTTGCTGAATCCACAGGGTTCCCCAGCAAAGGGGCCCCTGTGGGGGAGAAGCGAGCCGGCTAGATCCAGGGTGGAGGCAATGGCACCTTCCCCACCACCTCAGAGAGGGAGGGTCCCCCCCAGTGTCCCGGAAGGGGCGGACACAGGATGGCAGTGGGAGGCAGGAGACAGGACGGGCCAGCAGGGCCAGGAGGGGGTGTAGAGGGAGGGCCCTCACAACAGGGCCCTGAGGAGGCCGAGGCCCACCTGGAGCAGGAGCCCCCCTTGCAGGGCCCAGCGCCCCTCCTGTGGGGTTGGTGCCCTGTTGCAGAGAGCCCCGGAACAGCAGCGCCGAGTTATCACGCCTTGCACCGTGGGGGCTGGCGTCCATTCGAACTTCGTGTTGGTGTTGGGACATCTGGGAGCACAGCCTTTGCTGAGCAGGGTGTGTATGCTCCATTCTGCAGAAAAGAGGAGAGGCAGGTGGCCCCAGAGCCCCCAGCAAGGAAGTATCCAcagttatcaggaaaatgcaaggATGCTTTCCAAAGGGGCAGCCGGGACCCAGAAGAACTAGAGCAAGGAATCTGGCCCTATGAGGGGGACCAAGAGACCTCCGTCTCCTGTCCTTTCCTGGGCAAGGCGCTGCAGAGCTGGGGACCCTGGCTGCCCAGGCCACCTCCGCCCCGCAGCACAGCAAATACAGACTCCAGGGCAACTGGCTGTAAGGGGCTTTCCCTGGAAGCCAGGCACAGCCTGGACCACCCCTGCCAGCCCGGGGGCGCGTGCGTCGTGGGGAGAAGGAGTGACTCAGAGCAGTGGAAAGGGGCTGCCCATCACAGAAAACCTGCTGGGCTGGGTGCCCAGCCCTGGGCTCCTTGCTCTGCTGCTCACTTAAAGACATGGCAGAGACTTTCTGATGGACACGTGTCTGTCAACAACCATGGAACCCCTGAAGGGATGTACAACACTCAAAATCCAAATGGTGGAGAAAAGAGCTTGGGTGGAATCTCCTTTATGTGTCATAGTGTGTTATGGCGTGTTGTGTtgcattctattttattatattatgttGTATTGTATCGTATTATATTAAGTTGCAGTATACACGTTATATTCATTACATTGTGTTATACTCTATGACACTGTCATACACTGTATTAGATTCCAGTGCAGCCTGCCCCATGCTGGGCTGTAGGGCAGGCCTACTGTGCTCTGCCAGGAAGGGCGGATAACCCATCCACCCGAACAgctgcctctccccacccctgtgTGTTCCTGCTGTCTTCGTAAATTCAGTGACATCAGAGCCTTTGTCCTGCTGACAGTTCCTAGAGACACCTCaaatggaggagaaaaagaaaagtcaaaattcACACTCTGGGATGCTCGCCCAAACCCAGCGCGGGAGAGAGAGCAGGAAGCACTGTCGGACCCACACGTCCCCAGGTCCTGGAGGACGCATCAGCTGAGTTGCTGAGAGGCGGGGCACCCGGCAACTGCCCTCTGCCCCAGAG
Protein-coding sequences here:
- the LOC105488434 gene encoding lymphocyte antigen 6L: MEGLVLALCALPLAAASAVCATMPARNLSCYQCFKVSSWRQCPPTACSPLDQVCISNEVVVSFEWSIHTLLSKGCAPRCPNTNTKFEWTPAPTVQGVITRRCCSGALCNRAPTPQEGRWALQGGLLLQVGLGLLRALL